Genomic segment of Jaculus jaculus isolate mJacJac1 chromosome 6, mJacJac1.mat.Y.cur, whole genome shotgun sequence:
GGGTGCTGTCAGGTTCAGGGAGGCTTCCGTGCCCTGTGTGCTCGCAGCCACACGAGGGACAGGGACGGGACGATCTGATGCACCTCAGCACCTGAGGAGACCCGGTCGTGCCCTGGCCCAGCACAGCCCGCGCCAGCCAGCCCCCACCCCTACTGCGGAGACCTGAGTAGGGACAGCCTGCGGGAAGATTACTGCCTAATCCTCAGTGGCCACGCCCAAGGCTGACGAGGAAAGAAGCCCAAGCTCTTTAGGCAGTCCAGCACTGTGGTCACACGACCCTGGGCCCGCTCACATGATGGTTCTGGGGGCCGTGGGGCCTTTGACAGCCTGACTCATCTCAGCATGGCTGCCTGGCCCGGGCCCTGGAAGCAGGACTGCAGCTctggtggatgtgtgtgtgttgggggtgggggggcggctgCAGCTGGatgctgacaggaagctgggttCTGTTCAcagtgagttgttttttttttttcctcacagttTAGGAAGTGAGCGCCCCGTGCTCAGTGGTGGGCATTGGGAGTTGTAGGCTTGCGATGCTGAGGAGGAAAACCTCCTCCTCATAACCGCGCTGCCTGCGCCTGATCTCTCAGACTGGCCCCGGCTTCCCCTTGACGCCTATCTTGACCTTTTCTTGGGATCCCAAGAGACTTCACTCTCAACCGAGCAATGGGGAGACTTGATACAGCGTTGTTACCAAGGAAGCCAACTGGGTTACCATAGGATGCTTTGgatcgcggggggggggggggtcctgtcTGGAAGCTTCTATAAGGAGTTGTCTTTCCCATGGAGATTCAGACACGGAGGAGCCTCCATGGGAAGAGCTGGGGCCAAGGTGGGTTGAGGGAAAGCCGGTACAAAGGCCCAGAGGTAGGGTGGGCGTGAGGAGGAGCCAGGAAGCGCAGTAGGAGGGAAAGGCCTGCGGGAGCGTGGTCGGCTTCTGGGATGGGTGAGCATCATTCACCGGATGACCAACACGGCCTGCTTAGGTATCAAAGAAAccccctgggggctggagagatggcttagtggctaaggcacttgcctgcgaagcctaaggatccccaggttcgattctccaggtcccacataagccagatgcacatgatgacgcctgtgtctggggttcatttgcagtggctggaagccctggcacgcccattctcactctctctttgtctctaataaataaattaaaataaatcttaaaaaaaaataagggctggaaggatggcttagtgattaagacatttgcttgcaaagccaaaggacccaggtttgattcccaagaacccatgttagccagatgcacaagtggggcatgcgtctggagtttgtttgctgtggttggaggccctggcatgcccattctttctctctgtcaaataaataagtaaataaaaatagaatattttttttaaataaataagccaaaagacctcaggttcaattccctaggacccaggtaggccagatgcacaaggaagttcatgtatatggagttcgtttgtagtctggaggccctggcgttccctcTCTCACTACctacccctctctcaaatagataaatatattgtttttcaaggtagggtctcactctggtccaggatgacctggaattcgctatgtagtctcagagtggtctcaaactcatggtgatcctcttacctttaatcccagtactcaggaggcagaggtaggaggatcgccataagttcaaggccaccctgagactacatagtgaattccaggtcagcctgggctagaaagctaGAGcgcacctcaaaaaacaaaaagaacaaaaaaaaaaaaaaatttaagcaaaaatattaaaaaataaccacctgggattggagaaatggcttagcagttaagtgcttgcccatgaagactaaggaccctggttcgaggctcaattccccaggacccacgttacacagatgcacaaaggggcgcaggcatctggagtttgtttgcagtggctggaagccctggcacaccagttctctctctgcctccttctctcttgtctgtcactctcaaataaataaataaaaataaacaaaaaaaaataataaccaccTGGTGTGAGTGTGCACAGACTAACTCATTGCCTGCAGAATGGTGATGGTGACCTGGACCAAGGGTGGACACATGGAACAGCTGGAGAATTGCTTGGGGGAAGCTGAAGAAACAGGCCAGTCAGATTGGTCGGAGTTCAAGGACAAGCCTAGGACTGGGGACTGGGCAGCAGGTGGGGGCCCTGTGGTGAGTCAGGGGTGGCTGTGGGGGTCATAGGAGAGGCTGGGGCAAAGATCCATTCTTCAGCTGCCTTAGGATGGGGATTTGGGGTTAGTGAGGGGGTCTGCCTGGTTGCTGCTTAGGGCCTGCTTGGAGGAGGCCACACCATGGGAAGTGGCCAGATCTTGAGAGAACGGTTGAGCTGGCTGCCTGTAGGAAGGGTGTGGACCAGCTCTTCCCTGCTGTCTGGCTTGGAAACATCATAGATGTCTGTAAGACCAGGAGCTAGGAGGACAGACAGGGGTGTGGCTTCTGTCTGCAGCTTATCTGGGTAAGCCTGGCATTTGTCTAAAGACCTTTATggtcagctgtggtggcacacacctgtagttccagtactggggaggttgatgcaggagaattgtgagttttaggccagacTAAGCTACATATGTGAGTACCAGACCAGCCAAGACGTCCAAAAAGCCAAAAtggtgggagctggggagatagctcagtggtcagcTTGGGATTCAGtttcctagcaccacataaagccagatgcaaaagtggtacatgtgtctggcctTCATTTGTGGTAGTCAGAGACCCTAgcactccatacacacacatatgcaaataaatacataaaaacagggctttttttgtttgtgtgtgtgtgtggtttggtgtgtggcatatgcatatatatgtatgtgccctGGCAGTGCCCTGTGCATTTGCTTGCAGCAGGGCACTCGCCTGTGGTGGCCAGTGGCAGGCAGCTGGAGCAGAACACGGTGTTCCACGCCATTGTGCTTCCATCCATCCTCACTTTGAGCTAGAATCTCTTACTGATAGTGGACCTTGCTATTTTTTGGGGGAAggagggtttgaggtagggtcttgctctagtccaggctgacctggaattcactatgtagtcccagggtggcctcaaatccacgatgcttcttctacttctgcctcccaaattttgggattaaaggcatgcgccaccacacctggctggaccTTGCTATTTTTTCTGCAAGCCGGGGCAATTCCCTGTTTCTGCTTTCCTCTGCAGTGCATGTAGTCACCTGCTGTGTGCAAGTGATCTGGTCCCCTCAGACCTTCATTCTTGTCaggaagtgcatttaactgccaagccatctctccagcccataaataaaggaacatttaaaaaataaataaaagccaagtgctggagagaaggctgagcagctaaggtgtttacctgtgaagcctaaggacccaggtttagttccccaggagcccacataagccagatgcacaaggtggtgcatgtgtctggagttcctttgcagtggctattgaccctggtgtgcccattctctctctctctgtgtctgcctctaaatttcgccctctttctctgttgctctcaaatgaataaataaatggtcaAGTCTGAGGTACTTCCAGTCGTGCCCCGCCCTCCCAAGACTCAGGGCCTCGTGAGGAGACAGTAAATGAATAGGGTCAGTGGGGGAGAGCCACGGGAAGGTGTGCGTCCCAGAAGGTGCCTGGGGCCACCGCATCTCAATAGGGCCTCAAAGACCGAGAGGCTATTTGCTCCTGTCAGATGGAAAAAGTAGGGATGGCCTTCTGGGGGGTCACAGCAGGCTTAGATTTCTGGGGTGTTTGATTCTCTGCACTTCTGGATCTAGTTGCCTAGGATCCTAAAATGCCCTTGTTCTGAGCTTTCTCCCAATTTGCTTCTTTGGGGTTGGCTGTGGTTCTCTCTATGCTGAGAACCATCTGGACTGTGTTTCTAAAGACAGGATGGATCCAGGAGCGGGGAAGAACCATGACCGAGGCTTGCTGTTTACTGGGGCTTGTTCTCAGCATTTTCTCCAGTTTGAGGGAAGGAGGTTGGTTCTTTTCTGAGCCTGTCACTGCCCAGTGGCCTCTCTGGATCCTGTCCAGGCTGTTCCCTGGCTCTGCCTATGCAGACCGGTCACTCTTCCTCTCTGCAGAGTCACTGCCTACTACACAGTCGCCCCCGGTGCCCGGGCTGCCCAGTAGAGTTTCCTTCTGGTGTCATGTCCAGTTCTCCCATGTCTCCTTGCTCTGCTCTTTGTTGACAATCCCTGCAGATCCAGCCTTCAAAAGCCCAGGGAGGCTTCCTGGCACAGGCACCAGCTTTGGATTCAGAGATTCTGGAGCTCAAGTCCTGCTTCCACCCCAGGCAGCTTTGTGACCTGGGCAGGTCTCAACCACAGCTGTACGGTGGGAATGAGCGCGCGACCTGGAGGATCAGAGCACACTTCACTGCACACTGTAGACCCTGAGCAAGGACCCCTCTGCGAGGCCTAGCAGGCCCTGTGTCCTGTTCTGGACACTCCCACTGGTGGGCAGCTAGATGAGAAGCTAGGTCATGGCAGAGGTAGCCGAGAAAATCAGGTAGGGGGCTTTGGAGCCCATCAGAAATTagttgtagagctggagagatggcttagcggttaaggcgcttgactgagaagcctaaaggcccacgttcgattctccaggtcccacataagccagatgcgcaatgtggtgcatgcatctggagttggtttgcagtggctggaggtcctggcatgcccattcctctctctctgtttctcaaataaaaataaatttaaaaaaaataaaaataaaaataaatttcagctggacatggtggcgtacacctttaatcccagcactcaggaggcagaggtaggaggattgccatgagttcaagaccaccctgagagtacaaagtgaattccaggtcattgtgggctggagtgagaccctacctcaaaaaaaagaaagaaagaaagaaagaaaaaaagaaaaagaaaggagggagggaggaaggaaggaaggaaggaaactggTTATGGGTTCTTCTCTCCTAGTCTTAGTTTCTTCAACCATAGACTCCCAGGACTTCAGGGACGTGTCGTTTTCAGGTGAATGCCTGCCTCAGTGACCCATTGTCATCTAGTCTGTGTCCcccttctgtcttcctctctctccccatgtcCTCTTCCCTCTGTGTGGAAGGGCTTCCCTGTCTCTGCTGTCCCTTGTCCCTAGCCGTCTCCCTCCCTGGGCATCACAGCAGCTCCCTGGAGTCTTTCAAGCTACCCGGCTGATTCTTTGCAACCTAGATCAGATCAGGTCACTGACTGCTCCTGCCTTCAGTGGCTCTTGGACCCTCACCCTAACCCTAGGGGGCAGTCCCTGCCTCCTAGTGACTGctcttctgtagtctcagggtggcctcgaactcatggcgatcctcctacttctgcctcccgagtgctggaattaaaggcatgtgccaccacgcccggctaatctgtcttttttttttttttttaattttgttcatttttctttatttatttgagagtgacagacagacagtgaaggaggcagagagagaatgggtgtgccagagccttcagccactgcaaacgacacgtgcgcccccttgtgcatctggctcacgtgggtcctggggaatcgagcctcgaaccggggtcctcaggcttcacaggcgagcgcttaaccgctaagccatctctccagccctaatctgtcTTTTCTTATACTGCCTTATGCTTCTTCCTGTCACTTGTCAAGACTTGAGTCTATGTTTTCCTTCAGTGAGAACAAGGACCTTCCTGTGCTGTTCTCAGTACTGGCCTCAGCACAGGTTGGCACATACCAGGTGCTCAGAAATTGGTGTTAAATGAGTGAAAAAATGTTGTCAAGCTCAGTGCCATGACCTCCAGCGAGAGGCCACCCAGGCCCTGCCTGCAGAGTAGGCCTGTGGATACAATGCAGGGAGCTCTCCCCATATCATATGCCTGTGGCGTGGCCGTTCCTCCTGCCCCATCACAGGCACCAGAGTTTCTCAAGTTCAGGTCATGACCTGTGCTGGGAACCATGTCTGGGCCTAGGGTGGAAGAAGGTGGTGGGGGAAGTAGATGGGTTGCTACCTAAGGGTCTCCCTAGCTAACCCACATGGCAGTGAGGAGCCACAGAAGTGCCCTTCAAGCTGAGGGCGGTGTGGGCAGGACCATGAAGAAGGTTTCTGTGCTCCACAGAGCCAGACCTGGTCCCTTTCCTGGACACCCTGTAACTTCCTATTGCACATGAAGCCAGAGTCCTTTGCACAGTCCAACAGACCCctgtcccttctccctctcccaagGGCCTTGTTCCCTGCTCACTGCTCCTGCTGCCCACCTGCCCACTCTGCCACCCCAGCCTTGTTCCCCTCCAGCCTCTGTGCTGTTTCTGTGCCTGGAACATGTGTGCCCCCGTCCGTCGGTGCTGACCTGCTGCTTCAGGACCTTCCCCATCACCCCTGTGCCCTCCTAGCATTTACCAGGGCCTGTTATTGCCCTAAGTGTCCTCATTATCCTTTGAGCATTAACTGAGGTCTCCTGCAAGTGGGCCGAGCATGCAGCAGATCTTCCGGCCTGTTGCCGCCTCCCTTGACTGATGCGCAGCACGGGCTAAGTCACACAGCCAAGGCTGCTCCAGGGCCCATGGCTGGTGTGGGCAACGCCGCCCATAATCCTGCGCTGCATGGTTGCTCCCTGCAGCAAGATCTAAGTGCCCCAGCCTGCAGCAGCTGTGAGGCCAGGCTCTTCCTCAACCTTGCCAGGGTGTTTTGATCTTGTTTCTCTCCCTTTTGGGGACACATCTCCAGCACTTTCCTCCTAGCCTCTCTGAGGACTTCTCTGCCTCAGTGCCCCTAGAGACCTAGTCTAAATGGCTCTTCCTCTGCTATCCCCAAGGTCCTCACTTCCTCTAGCCAGCCTCCCTCCTAGCCTTGAGGAGCCCATTTTCCCCTGCTTTGGGGAAGGGGTTCACTCCTGTTTTTAGCTCCTGCCTCGGTAGTGTCTTTTCCAGTCCATGAAGCATGCGTCTGTCTGTCAAGCCGTGttgctcaatttatttatttaatttatttttggtcgCTGGGGACAGAACTCAACGCCTCCTGCATGGTACACCCTTTGCTGAAAGGAgccttttgttttgaggtagggcctcacttcagccctggctgacctggaattcactatgtagtctaagggtagcctggaactcacagccaaactcctcccaagtgctaagataaaaagtgtgtgctaccacactcagcctacattagaaaaaaaaaaaaaaaaaaaaaaaaaaaaatatatatatatatatatatatatatatatatatatatatatatttgagaggccagggcctcaagccactgcaaacaaactccagatgcatgcagcaccttgtacatctggcttatgtgggtactggggaattgaacttgggtccttaggcttcataggcaagagctaagccatctctctagcccctaattttaaaaaaaaattattttttgttatttatttgagagaaagggtgagagagggagagagagaaaatgggtgggctCAGATTCCTGACTTAGCCGTTTGCTACTGAGCTTCCTCAAAGTGGCAGTGGTGCAGGATGGGTATGAACGGCAGCTGGTCCGTGGGGCTGGCATCCCAAGCCTGCCTGGCTGTGTTAGCCTCTCAGAAGGCCTGAGCCGTGGCTTTGAAGCCCTAGCTTAGGTTACCCCTGTGCCCCTGAGTGCCAGACTTGCCCCCGTCTTGCCGCTCCGGCAGACCTCTCTCACCCAGGTCTCTGGCAACGTCTACCATTTTCAAGGCCACCTCCCGAGGCTGACCTCAGCAGAGAGCCGTGGCCTGCTGCCAACAACAGTGTCACTTTGCTTTCTGAGCCTCGGTTTCCCTGTGTGTCAGTGAGGCAGTCTGGGTTGCCCTCTGGGCTTGTGGCGTGCTGGTGAGGACGCAGAGCCAGTGGACGTGCATAGCTGCCTGGGTCTGTGGTGCCCTGGCTATAAGCTGCCCTCCTCTAGACAGGCAAACGTGTGCCCAAGGCCGGCCCAGGACGCAGCCTCCAGAGCTCTGTtgtcatgttttctttgtttgtttgctttttgaggtcgggtctcactctagcccaagctgacctggaatttggaatttactatggaatctcaggctggccttgaactcctaactctgccccctgagtgctgggattaaaggcgtgcaccaccactcccagtttttgtttgtttgtttattttgtggtaggtagggcctcgctctagcccaggctgacttggaattcactatgtggtctcagggtggcctcgaactcctgtgTGCACCACCGGGCCCAGCTCTGTTGTCAGTTTTTATATCACAAACAACTTCCCATAGCATCCAGCTAGCTACTAGCTCTCCAGCAGTGGTGAGAGCATTCACAGAGGGCCGCAGCCCCGCCCTTTCTACTGTAACAGCCTTGTTATCACCCAGGAAAACGCCCAGTGCCCGTTAGGCAGACGCCCTTGTCTGCCTCTCCCTGACCTCGGTAGCCTGtgttcagctttctgtcactcttTTTCCTTTCATCACAACATCACATAAAAGACACCCTATAGTATGTGCtccttttgtgtctggaatttttttccccccaggtagggtctcactctagccaccaTACCCGACtagctgtctgcctctttctttctctcaagtaaataaaaaaataagagccaggcgtggtggcgcacacctttaatcccagcacttgggaggcagaggtaggaggatcgccgtgagttcgagggcaccctgagactccatagtgaattccaggtcagcctgggccagaatgaggctctaccctacctcgaaaaacccaaatagataaataaacaaacaaataaataaataaataaaataaatggattcTTAGGCAGACCTGCCACTATACAAACTTCACAAggtgcatttagccaaacagctaGAACGTCCCTGAGCAATATGGAACCCTGTCTATATGTGGCCCATCCTTGACACAGCATCATTCTGTGCCACGTGATGGCATAGACGTGCCAAAAGACAAGAGGAAAGTAGCCTGCCCAGAGCTGCACACCTCGAGCTCACGCCTGGGCCTCCCCTGCAGGTGTTTTCCATTGTGGTGTTTGGCTCCATCGTGAACGAGGGCTACCTCAACAACCCCTCGGAGGAGGAGGAGTACTGTATCTACAACCGCAACCCCAACGCCTGCAACTACGGAGTGACGGTGGGCGTGCTGGCCTTCCTCACCTGCCTGCTCTACCTGGCCCTGGATGTGTACTTCCCGCAGATCAGCAGCGTCAAGGACCGGAAAAAAGCTGTGCTCTCTGATATTGGCGTCTCCGGTgagtcctgcctgcctgcctggcaTCAGCCCTCAGCAGAGTCTGGAGGGCTCCCCCACTTCCTCACGGGGCAACCGAGTGCAGGCAGTGAAGGCTCACATGTCACGACCGTCTGGCAAAGGGAGAGGCTGGATAGAGTTAGCCTTGTGTCCCCTCCTTGAGGAGCCTccaactcttcctcctccttgtcctgGGCAGTTTGCTGTGACCTGTCATCCTTTGCCCTTGTCAGCACTGTCCTGCCTCCGTGTCTGAAGTCCCCAGAGAGCTTGGTGGGCACTTTGGCTGTGATTAGGACTGGGAACCTTGGCCATTCTAGCTCAAGACTGACCCCTACTTCCAGGCCTCCAGAAGGCACAAGGACTAAATAATGGCTCTCCAGTTTCCAAGGAACCACAAAGGTTCTCAGCAGTGCCTCTAGCTGGATTCTGACCACCCCATGCTCTTGGTTTATACCCACTCTATCCTGggtggttttgtttatttgtatttatttatttgagaaagagagagagcgcacatcagggcttccagccactgcaaatgaactgcagacacatgcaccctcttgtgcatctggcttacatgggtactggggaattgagcctcgaactaggatccttaggcttcacaagcacgtggttaactgctaagccatctctccagcccatatcctgGGTGGTTTTGAGTAGACCCTAGGTACCCACCAAAGAGCACACCCCTGTGCTCATCCTGCAGACCTCAGCTCTCAGAGGGCACTGGCGACCTGAGGAGGCAGCGCACACGTGGGACGTGGAGGCTGAGAGCCCCAGGCTGGGCTGCCACCCTTGCTCTGGTTGCCCCTCTGCCCAGTTCTCTGGAAGTCTAAGCAGGGCAGCGGCATTCTCATCCCTGCATAGCTGCTGGCCTTGGGTGGTCTGTGGAGCCAAGCCAGGGACGTGGCAGGGGTAGAGATGCCACCTGACCTGATTGcccctaactctctctctctccctctctccttcctcccctactCTGCTCTCCCACTCCATGGCTTGTTCTGTGCCCCTGTCCGCTTGCCCTTGGCCCTGCCCTTTCTGTGGTCTCCCTTGCTTGTGTGGTTCCTGCCTGGTCCTtcactctgtccctctctctgtcccaccCCCTTGCCTCACCCTGGGTGCTCTCGCATGTCCCTTTGTCCCTCATTTCCCCGTTTCGTCTCCTGTTCCCCCATGCTCATCGCCGTCCGTGTGTCCCGGCACTGGGCGCCGCAGCCTTCTGGGCCTTCCTCTGGTTCGTGGGCTTCTGTTTCCTGGCCAACCAGTGGCAGGTCTCCAAGCCCAAGGACAATCCACTGAACGAAGGGACGGACGCAGCCCGGGCTGCCATcgccttctccttcttctccatcTTCACTTGGGTGAGTCCAGCGTCCAAGGAGCCCCACTGTCCTCACCCTCAGGCCGGCCCCGGGCTTGGGCTTGTCGGGTAGTCGGGTCTGGCCCTGCTTGCTGCCTGCAGCGCTCTTGCTCCAGCCTGGGCAGCAGCCTCAGGCAGGCACCCTCACTGGACGAGGAGTGCAGAGCCGTGGCTGCCCGGGCTTTCCCAGGCAGGGCAAACCCTCGCTTTTGTGTCGAGCCTCCTTCCCAGGGTTGAGGCCTAGAGCTCATTACgtaagtccaggctggcctcgaactcagaatcctcctgcctcagcctccagcgtGCTGGGCTCACAGGTATTGCCACCACACTAAGTTCTGCTGTCACCTTTTCCTAAAGGAGATGAGGTCTTGGGGTTCTTAGGCTGGAAAGGAGCTGcctctggctttctttcttcttctgtcttccCACTGGGCAAGGGAGAGGCTTGGCCTGGGGAGGGGCCCACGCTCACAGGCTTGGGGTCCAGGCAGGGCCTGAGGGTGAGTGCACCAGATGGCATGTACGCGCCCATCCTGTTGCCTGTTGCCCAACACCGATGGATACACATGGGCCAGGACTTGGCAGTTTTTCCAGAGAAGCCAGAAATCTGAATTccttatcttatttttatgtgttggtaactaatccaactttaaaaatataagagcTGGCGGGCACAGTGGCATAttccttgaatcccaacactccgaaggcagaggtaggaggatcactgtgaatttaaggcaagcctgggacgACAGAGTGCCAGggcagcgtgggctagagtgagaccctacctcggtggggaggggggctggggaagctaggcatggttatgcatgcttttaatcccagtacttggaaggcagaggtaggatgatcacagtgaattcaaggccagcctaggactacagagtgaattccaggttagcctaagcttgagtgagaccctacctcgaaaaatccaatatatatattggatatggctcagtggacaaaggctcgcttgctacacaagcctgaggacatgagttcagatccccaaaactcatgtaaaTGCCTTGGGGTACAGTGACCTCCTGTAATCAAACAGTCAGGAGACAGTCAGGGGGCCCCTAGGGCAAGCTGGC
This window contains:
- the Syngr1 gene encoding synaptogyrin-1 isoform X1, translating into MEGGAYGAGKAGGAFDPQTLVRQPHTILRVVSWVFSIVVFGSIVNEGYLNNPSEEEEYCIYNRNPNACNYGVTVGVLAFLTCLLYLALDVYFPQISSVKDRKKAVLSDIGVSAFWAFLWFVGFCFLANQWQVSKPKDNPLNEGTDAARAAIAFSFFSIFTWAGQAVLAFQRYQIGADSALFSQDYMDPSQDSSMPYAPYVEPSVGPDTTGMGGTYQHPANSFDTEPQGYQSQGY
- the Syngr1 gene encoding synaptogyrin-1 isoform X2 — protein: MEGGAYGAGKAGGAFDPQTLVRQPHTILRVVSWVFSIVVFGSIVNEGYLNNPSEEEEYCIYNRNPNACNYGVTVGVLAFLTCLLYLALDVYFPQISSVKDRKKAVLSDIGVSAFWAFLWFVGFCFLANQWQVSKPKDNPLNEGTDAARAAIAFSFFSIFTWSLTAALAMRRFKDLTFQEEYSTLFPASAQP